In a single window of the Nitrospirota bacterium genome:
- a CDS encoding thiamine phosphate synthase, whose amino-acid sequence INALREIKSYITIPIVAIGGITVENVSGVFNAGADAVAVASGILSGDIKANIKEFMKVIQNFCKG is encoded by the coding sequence AATTAATGCCTTGAGAGAAATAAAAAGTTATATTACAATACCTATAGTTGCCATAGGCGGCATTACGGTTGAGAATGTTTCCGGTGTTTTTAATGCCGGCGCTGATGCTGTTGCAGTAGCGTCAGGGATTTTGTCAGGGGATATTAAGGCTAATATAAAAGAGTTTATGAAAGTTATACAAAACTTTTGTAAAGGGTAA